A genomic segment from Streptomyces sp. NBC_01233 encodes:
- a CDS encoding O-antigen ligase family protein, producing MSIREMAAVLRRRWYVIVPAILLSLLAALHLYRSVPVAYQSQSSVALLDSNAASQLPPAFGNPISNAGGTLVVTADVLIRTLSGADAARELHSLGVTDPYTVGFAANTSGPLLTLTVTGTDRGKVLEETNTLTAFAGEQLNALQAAAKVQPAYFVQSTPVVLPQTPVAQLKSRYQQVLGVLILGVSSGFTLSFVADALLAARRRRRESSAGATARGRVGRRRSRGRHADATALLTGYLALAFFIPSNLTLPGLGGVGTPANVFALLALFWYLATWLTGRIRPAPGTRLPRVAMWLLAVSVLASYIANAGRGSVRKELLGADRGLIALLVWVSLVVLVSAGVQDRARLDVLLRRAVVMGTIVAAIGFYDFFTATNIADSISIPGLQSSVPQIATLDRGAFTRPRSTTAQPLEFGGMLALLLPFAVQQAFDPVRRHLRAWRRWGPVVLMGGALPLTVSRTSIIGALIVILVMVPRWKPQRRWSAIGVLLGAVSCFKVIIPGLIGTITALFASFLTNSDSSTQARTVKYSAIVPYLDERPFAGRGLGTFIPELYFFTDNQYMLTLAEMGFLGLFVLLFLFLTGIHQGGAIRRLAAGESDRELGQAFFASAVVALVVSATFDALSFPMFAGMFFLTIAAGGSYLGFIRRAAPEPRSVEFPCLPADQPPLSPSPAPDPAPAR from the coding sequence GTGAGCATTCGTGAAATGGCCGCGGTGCTGCGCCGGCGCTGGTACGTGATCGTGCCGGCGATCCTCCTCAGCCTGCTGGCGGCGCTGCACCTGTACCGGTCGGTGCCGGTGGCGTACCAGTCGCAGAGCTCGGTGGCGCTGCTCGACTCCAACGCGGCCTCCCAGCTGCCGCCCGCCTTCGGCAATCCCATATCCAACGCGGGCGGCACCCTGGTCGTGACGGCGGACGTGCTGATCAGGACGCTGTCCGGGGCCGACGCCGCCCGCGAACTGCACAGCCTGGGCGTGACCGACCCGTACACCGTCGGGTTCGCCGCGAACACCTCGGGCCCGCTGCTGACGCTGACGGTCACGGGCACCGACCGCGGGAAGGTGCTGGAGGAGACGAACACGCTGACGGCCTTCGCCGGTGAGCAGCTCAACGCGCTCCAGGCGGCGGCCAAGGTCCAGCCCGCCTACTTCGTCCAGAGCACGCCGGTGGTGCTGCCGCAGACCCCGGTGGCGCAGCTCAAGAGCCGCTACCAGCAGGTGCTGGGGGTCCTCATCCTCGGTGTCAGCAGCGGGTTCACCCTCTCCTTCGTGGCGGACGCCCTGCTGGCGGCGCGCCGCCGCCGGCGGGAGAGCTCCGCCGGGGCCACCGCGCGCGGGCGGGTCGGGCGCCGCAGGTCCCGGGGCCGCCACGCGGACGCCACCGCGCTGCTGACCGGGTATCTGGCGCTGGCCTTCTTCATCCCGTCGAACCTGACGCTGCCGGGCCTGGGCGGGGTGGGCACCCCGGCCAACGTGTTCGCCCTGCTGGCGCTGTTCTGGTACCTCGCGACCTGGCTCACCGGCCGGATCCGGCCGGCTCCCGGGACCCGGCTGCCCCGGGTGGCCATGTGGCTGCTGGCCGTGTCGGTGCTGGCCTCGTACATCGCGAACGCGGGCCGCGGGAGCGTGCGCAAGGAGCTGCTCGGCGCGGACCGCGGACTGATCGCCCTGCTGGTGTGGGTGTCGCTGGTGGTGCTGGTCTCCGCCGGCGTCCAGGACCGGGCCCGTCTCGACGTGCTGCTGCGCCGGGCCGTGGTGATGGGGACGATCGTGGCCGCCATCGGGTTCTACGACTTCTTCACGGCGACGAACATCGCCGACAGCATCAGCATTCCGGGGCTGCAGTCGAGCGTCCCGCAGATCGCGACCCTGGACCGCGGGGCGTTCACCCGGCCCCGGTCCACCACGGCGCAGCCGCTGGAGTTCGGCGGGATGCTGGCGCTGCTGCTGCCCTTCGCCGTGCAGCAGGCCTTCGATCCGGTACGGAGGCACCTGCGGGCGTGGCGCCGCTGGGGGCCGGTGGTGCTGATGGGCGGGGCGCTGCCGCTGACGGTGTCGCGCACCTCGATCATCGGGGCGCTGATCGTGATCCTGGTGATGGTGCCGCGCTGGAAGCCGCAGCGGAGGTGGAGCGCGATCGGTGTGCTGCTGGGCGCGGTGTCCTGCTTCAAGGTCATCATCCCGGGGCTGATCGGCACCATCACCGCACTGTTCGCGTCCTTCCTGACGAACTCCGACAGCAGCACCCAGGCCCGTACGGTCAAGTACAGCGCGATCGTCCCCTACCTGGACGAGCGCCCGTTCGCCGGGCGGGGTCTGGGCACCTTCATTCCCGAGCTGTACTTCTTCACCGACAACCAGTACATGCTGACCCTCGCCGAGATGGGCTTCCTGGGGCTGTTCGTGCTCCTGTTCCTCTTCCTCACCGGCATCCACCAGGGCGGGGCGATCCGCCGGCTGGCCGCCGGCGAGTCCGACCGGGAGCTCGGGCAGGCGTTCTTCGCCTCCGCCGTCGTCGCCCTGGTCGTCAGCGCCACCTTCGACGCCCTCAGCTTCCCGATGTTCGCCGGGATGTTCTTCCTGACGATCGCCGCCGGAGGCAGCTACCTCGGCTTCATCCGGCGCGCGGCGCCCGAGCCCCGATCCGTGGAGTTCCCATGTCTTCCCGCCGACCAGCCTCCCCTCAGCCCCTCCCCGGCTCCGGATCCGGCTCCGGCCCGGTAG
- a CDS encoding glycosyltransferase, whose protein sequence is MSTVSVVIPCYKYGHFLADCVKSVLDEQEGVDVRVLIIDDASPDDSAEVARALAAADPRIEVRVHEQNRGHIATYNEGLLEWADGDYVALLSADDRLVPGALVRAATLLDAHPEAGFAYGRPLRFRHGGPLPVARTHSTGSVVYPGQWWLERRFREGTGCITSPEVVVRTSLQRKVGGYDPELPHAGDIEMWMRLAAHADVGYVQGADQAFYRVHGNNMSTTDFGGQLDDLRQRLVAFDSVLDKCAGLLPGADRLALAARTRLARYALRRAYRAYDRGRTAVVPVDELEEFAAECLPGGYTSLAEYRALRRRRRIGPRMMPYLQPLVLSAVADRGREWLWWRSWKRRGI, encoded by the coding sequence GTGAGCACGGTCAGCGTGGTGATCCCCTGCTACAAGTACGGCCACTTCCTGGCCGACTGCGTCAAGAGCGTCCTGGACGAGCAGGAGGGCGTCGACGTCCGGGTACTGATCATCGACGACGCGTCCCCCGACGACTCGGCGGAGGTCGCGCGCGCCCTGGCGGCCGCCGACCCGCGGATCGAGGTCCGGGTCCACGAGCAGAACCGGGGGCACATCGCCACGTACAACGAGGGCCTGCTGGAGTGGGCCGACGGGGACTACGTCGCCCTGCTCTCGGCCGACGACCGGCTGGTCCCCGGGGCCCTGGTGCGCGCCGCCACCCTGCTCGACGCGCATCCGGAAGCCGGTTTCGCCTACGGCCGGCCGCTGCGCTTCCGGCACGGCGGCCCGCTCCCCGTGGCCCGCACCCACAGCACGGGGTCGGTCGTCTACCCCGGGCAGTGGTGGCTGGAGCGGCGGTTCCGGGAGGGCACCGGATGCATCACCTCACCCGAGGTGGTCGTCCGCACCAGCCTCCAGCGCAAGGTCGGCGGCTACGATCCCGAGCTGCCGCACGCCGGTGACATCGAGATGTGGATGCGGCTCGCGGCCCACGCCGACGTGGGCTACGTCCAGGGGGCCGACCAGGCCTTCTACCGGGTCCACGGCAACAACATGTCCACCACGGACTTCGGTGGACAGCTCGACGACCTGCGCCAGCGCCTGGTCGCCTTCGACTCGGTGCTCGACAAGTGCGCCGGCCTGCTGCCCGGTGCCGACCGGCTGGCGCTGGCGGCGCGCACCAGGCTCGCCCGGTACGCGCTGCGGCGCGCCTACCGGGCGTACGACCGGGGACGCACGGCGGTGGTACCGGTCGACGAGCTCGAGGAGTTCGCCGCCGAGTGCCTGCCCGGCGGCTACACGTCGCTCGCCGAGTACCGGGCGCTGCGCAGGCGTCGGCGGATCGGTCCGCGCATGATGCCCTACCTCCAGCCGCTGGTGCTGTCGGCCGTCGCCGACCGGGGGCGCGAGTGGCTGTGGTGGCGGTCCTGGAAGCGCCGAGGGATCTGA
- a CDS encoding DUF4082 domain-containing protein, with protein MNKRRRLLRFRYGLFTVVATLVATVLSPASVAGAADPCGPTSNAVVCENSKPGTPMSDWFAPSAWGDIKGFSAQMSVQAGDTVQFKVQSPSPYRVSVYRLGHYGGNGARLLSTQAQAAQTYPANYAQGGNPKTCTTKASTGLVDCGNWPVTATWSVPSDAVSGLYIANFDQADGNGLMPYPFVVRNDSSHSDILVQTSDQTWQAYNNYGGQDLYDGGGPAPDGRAYEVSYNRPMDIGGENGIYGSEYQMISWLERNGYDVSYMSGIDMSVRGASLMQNHKVFMSSGHDEYWTQEQFTNALNARRAGQHQTYFAGNEIFWKTRLAPSIDGADTANRTLVCYKETKLSFPVPNGVPDPSGTWTGTFMDPASATNGRPYQPQNQLTGTLFTVNGYRADAITVPGAFAKMRLWRNTTVASLTPSQTATFPTGTLGYEWDSDIEDAARPPGQIKMSSTTVDIEDGKYRLDYGNTYGNGTATHSLVAFRDQTSHALVFGTGTVQWSWGLTNMPTGNPDDMVVTEDKRMQQATVNVFADMGVQPKSLQGNLVPATASTDATGPAVSVTSPAAGATVPALRPVTVTGTAADSGGGVVARVEVSTDGGTTWKATTGVGTWSYTWTPTAPGPVQIKVRAVDDSVNIGAVTTVPLTVGPQQCPCTVWPAAAVPGTVNAGDGSSVELGVKIRTTAAGSITGVRFYKSPANTGTHTGSLWSATGQRLATGTFTNETASGWQQLNFATPVPVKANTTYVASYFAPHGGYSFDNTFASGSAGLAPLTALKSGTDGGNGVYRYSATGGFPNTAASGSNYWVDAVLDTSAASTTPPTVTSTSPQSAATGTQITATATATFSTAIDSDTLVFTLKDSGGANVPGTKVMGAANSATFSPSSELALNSTYTLSVQASDLWGNAMTAPVTWNFTTSPNPPTVNCPCGLWPNTATPSTTNVVDDTNSVELGTRFQSAANGFITGVTFYKGPGNTGTHTGSLWAADGTLLATGTFGSETLTGWQQLKFATPVPVTAGTSYVASYHAPNGNYSVDGSYFTGAHRSYPLVAPADGSGGANGLYKYGATTTFPTNTFGSVNYWVGPVFTTTLPNGIQSDGSTEVAGQ; from the coding sequence ATGAACAAGCGGAGAAGGCTGCTCCGGTTTCGGTACGGCCTTTTCACCGTGGTCGCCACCCTGGTGGCCACGGTTCTCTCGCCGGCCTCGGTAGCCGGTGCCGCCGACCCCTGCGGTCCGACGTCGAACGCCGTCGTCTGCGAGAACTCCAAGCCGGGCACACCGATGTCGGACTGGTTCGCGCCCAGCGCCTGGGGCGACATCAAGGGCTTCAGCGCCCAGATGAGCGTCCAGGCCGGCGACACCGTGCAGTTCAAGGTCCAGTCCCCCTCCCCCTACCGCGTCTCGGTCTACCGGCTGGGCCACTACGGGGGCAACGGCGCCCGGCTGCTGTCGACGCAGGCCCAGGCCGCCCAGACCTACCCGGCCAACTATGCCCAGGGCGGGAATCCGAAGACCTGCACGACCAAGGCGTCGACCGGTCTGGTCGACTGCGGCAACTGGCCCGTGACGGCAACGTGGAGCGTGCCGTCCGACGCCGTCTCCGGGCTGTACATCGCCAACTTCGACCAGGCGGACGGCAACGGCCTGATGCCGTACCCGTTCGTCGTCCGCAACGACTCCAGCCACTCCGACATCCTGGTGCAGACGAGCGACCAGACCTGGCAGGCGTACAACAACTACGGCGGGCAGGACCTCTACGACGGCGGCGGTCCCGCACCGGACGGGCGTGCGTACGAGGTGAGTTACAACCGTCCGATGGACATCGGCGGGGAGAACGGGATCTACGGCTCCGAGTACCAGATGATCTCGTGGCTGGAGCGCAACGGCTACGACGTCAGCTACATGTCCGGGATCGACATGTCGGTGCGCGGCGCCTCCCTGATGCAGAACCACAAGGTGTTCATGTCCTCGGGGCACGACGAGTACTGGACGCAGGAGCAGTTCACCAACGCCCTGAACGCCCGGCGTGCCGGTCAGCACCAGACGTACTTCGCCGGCAACGAGATCTTCTGGAAGACCCGGCTGGCACCGAGCATCGACGGCGCCGACACCGCCAACCGGACACTGGTCTGCTACAAGGAGACCAAGCTGTCCTTCCCCGTGCCCAACGGCGTTCCCGACCCGAGCGGCACCTGGACGGGCACCTTCATGGACCCGGCCAGCGCCACCAACGGGCGTCCGTACCAGCCCCAGAACCAGCTGACCGGAACGCTGTTCACGGTGAACGGCTACCGGGCGGACGCGATCACCGTACCGGGTGCGTTCGCCAAGATGCGGCTGTGGCGCAACACCACCGTCGCGAGCCTGACCCCCTCGCAGACCGCGACCTTCCCGACCGGAACGCTCGGCTACGAGTGGGACTCCGACATCGAGGACGCGGCGCGGCCGCCGGGGCAGATCAAGATGTCCTCCACCACCGTGGACATCGAGGACGGCAAGTACCGGCTGGACTACGGCAACACCTACGGAAACGGCACCGCGACGCACAGCCTGGTCGCCTTCCGCGACCAGACCTCGCACGCCCTGGTCTTCGGCACGGGCACGGTGCAGTGGTCGTGGGGCCTGACCAACATGCCGACGGGCAACCCGGACGACATGGTGGTCACCGAGGACAAGCGGATGCAGCAGGCCACCGTCAACGTCTTCGCGGACATGGGGGTGCAGCCCAAGAGCCTGCAGGGCAACCTGGTCCCGGCCACCGCGTCCACCGACGCCACCGGGCCGGCCGTCAGCGTGACGAGCCCCGCGGCCGGCGCCACCGTGCCGGCCCTGCGGCCCGTGACCGTCACCGGCACGGCGGCCGACAGCGGTGGCGGCGTGGTGGCCCGCGTGGAGGTCTCCACGGACGGCGGAACCACCTGGAAGGCGACCACCGGCGTCGGAACCTGGAGCTACACCTGGACGCCGACCGCTCCCGGCCCCGTGCAGATCAAGGTCCGCGCGGTGGACGACAGCGTCAACATCGGCGCCGTCACCACGGTGCCGCTGACCGTCGGCCCCCAGCAGTGCCCCTGCACCGTCTGGCCCGCGGCCGCGGTACCGGGGACCGTCAACGCGGGTGACGGCAGCTCGGTGGAGCTCGGTGTGAAGATCCGCACCACGGCGGCCGGTTCGATCACGGGCGTCCGCTTCTACAAGTCCCCGGCCAACACGGGCACGCACACCGGCAGCCTGTGGAGCGCCACCGGTCAGCGCCTGGCCACGGGCACGTTCACCAACGAGACGGCTTCGGGCTGGCAGCAGCTGAACTTCGCCACTCCGGTGCCGGTCAAGGCCAACACCACGTACGTCGCCTCCTACTTCGCTCCGCACGGCGGGTACTCCTTCGACAACACCTTCGCCTCCGGCTCCGCGGGTCTCGCCCCGCTCACCGCGCTCAAGAGCGGTACCGACGGCGGCAACGGCGTCTACCGCTACAGCGCGACGGGCGGCTTCCCGAACACGGCCGCGAGCGGCAGCAACTACTGGGTCGACGCGGTCCTGGACACCTCGGCCGCGAGCACCACACCGCCCACCGTCACCTCCACCTCGCCGCAGTCCGCGGCGACCGGCACACAGATCACGGCCACGGCGACGGCGACCTTCTCCACGGCCATCGACTCCGACACCCTGGTGTTCACCCTGAAGGACTCCGGGGGAGCCAACGTCCCGGGTACGAAGGTGATGGGCGCGGCCAACAGCGCGACCTTCTCGCCTTCCAGCGAACTCGCTCTGAACTCGACCTACACCCTGTCGGTCCAGGCGAGCGACCTGTGGGGCAACGCGATGACCGCACCGGTCACGTGGAACTTCACCACCAGCCCCAACCCGCCCACCGTGAACTGCCCCTGCGGCCTCTGGCCGAACACCGCCACGCCGAGCACCACCAACGTGGTGGACGACACCAACTCCGTCGAGCTGGGCACCCGCTTCCAGTCCGCGGCGAACGGCTTCATCACCGGTGTCACCTTCTACAAGGGCCCCGGCAACACCGGTACCCACACCGGTAGCCTCTGGGCCGCCGACGGTACCCTGCTCGCCACCGGAACCTTCGGCAGCGAGACCCTGACCGGCTGGCAACAGCTCAAGTTCGCCACCCCGGTCCCCGTCACCGCCGGCACCTCGTACGTGGCCTCCTACCACGCGCCGAACGGCAACTACTCGGTGGACGGGAGCTACTTCACCGGGGCACACCGCTCCTACCCGCTGGTCGCACCGGCCGACGGATCGGGCGGCGCCAACGGCCTCTACAAGTACGGCGCGACCACCACGTTCCCCACGAACACCTTCGGCTCCGTGAACTACTGGGTCGGGCCGGTCTTCACCACCACCCTGCCGAACGGCATCCAGTCGGACGGCTCCACGGAGGTGGCCGGCCAGTGA
- a CDS encoding DegT/DnrJ/EryC1/StrS family aminotransferase, which yields MNQIPLVDLKAAHAEVAGELRAGFDRVLANTAFIGGEEVRAFEREYADFAGVGHCVGVANGTDALELALRARGVGVGDEVVLPANTFIATAGAVARIGARPVLVDCLPDTLLMDPRAALDAVGKATRAVVPVHLYGQCAATAELSAQLPAHVRIVEDAAQSQGATRDGRSPGSGGIAATSFYPGKNLGAYGDAGAVVTDDEESADLVRALANHGGIAKYRHDVAGFNSRLDGLQAVVLRAKLARLAEGNAARRAAAARYDGLLGELAAAGRVTLPVTAEGNVHVWHLYVVRVAAADRDAVVGKLNAEGIGAGVHYPAPVHLTPAFAHLGQGRGAFPHAEEAADRMLSLPLFPQITAAQQQRVADALSGALR from the coding sequence ATGAACCAGATACCGCTCGTGGACCTGAAGGCGGCGCACGCCGAGGTCGCCGGGGAATTACGGGCCGGATTCGACCGTGTCCTCGCGAACACCGCCTTCATCGGCGGTGAGGAGGTCCGCGCGTTCGAGCGCGAGTACGCCGACTTCGCCGGGGTCGGGCACTGCGTGGGCGTCGCCAACGGCACCGACGCCCTCGAACTGGCGCTGCGGGCCCGTGGGGTCGGGGTGGGCGACGAGGTGGTCCTGCCGGCCAACACCTTCATCGCCACCGCGGGCGCCGTCGCCCGCATCGGCGCCCGGCCGGTCCTGGTCGACTGCCTCCCCGACACGCTGCTGATGGACCCGCGGGCCGCGCTGGACGCGGTCGGGAAGGCCACCCGCGCGGTGGTCCCGGTGCACCTGTACGGGCAGTGCGCCGCCACCGCGGAGCTGAGCGCGCAGCTGCCGGCGCACGTACGGATCGTCGAGGACGCCGCGCAGAGCCAGGGCGCGACCCGCGACGGCCGCTCCCCCGGCAGCGGCGGGATCGCCGCGACCAGCTTCTACCCGGGCAAGAACCTGGGCGCGTACGGTGACGCGGGCGCGGTGGTGACCGACGACGAGGAGAGCGCGGACCTGGTCCGGGCCCTGGCCAATCACGGCGGCATCGCCAAGTACCGGCACGACGTGGCCGGTTTCAACAGCCGGCTGGACGGGCTGCAGGCCGTGGTCCTGCGGGCGAAGCTGGCCCGGCTGGCGGAGGGGAACGCGGCCCGCCGGGCCGCGGCCGCCCGCTACGACGGCCTGCTCGGCGAGCTCGCGGCGGCCGGCCGGGTCACCCTGCCGGTCACGGCGGAGGGCAACGTCCACGTGTGGCACCTGTACGTCGTACGGGTCGCCGCAGCGGACCGTGACGCCGTCGTCGGCAAGCTCAACGCGGAGGGCATCGGAGCGGGCGTGCACTATCCGGCCCCGGTCCACCTCACCCCGGCCTTCGCCCACCTCGGTCAGGGCCGCGGCGCCTTCCCGCACGCCGAAGAGGCCGCGGACCGGATGCTCTCGCTCCCCCTCTTCCCGCAGATCACCGCCGCCCAGCAGCAGCGGGTCGCGGACGCGCTCAGCGGCGCCCTGCGCTGA